Proteins encoded together in one Hydrogenoanaerobacterium saccharovorans window:
- a CDS encoding RCC1 domain-containing protein — protein MSSGGFFNVALDDKGTLWSWGENTYGQLGNGTNDTSYIPTQVSNLTDVVAIAAGEFHCLALDNKGNVYAWGRNDSGQLGNNTTINSNVPIKVSSLSNIVAIGAGYFHSLALEKNGTLWAWGNNQKGQLGDGTTTNSSVPIQVNTTADIIAVTGGGLFSLALEADETALAWGENLYGQLGNGSNVDSLTPVSVSNLTEIAAIACGGQFSLALTENGAIWAWGYNQYGQLGNGTNTNTNLPVMVSSPPKYFAISGGNDFSLGLRKNGTVWAWGFNGNGQLGDGTTADKNVPVQVVGLSNIAAISAGNSHGLALEANNTIAYIFFLIVSGVLFLFGIFLMAAPGHVKD, from the coding sequence ATTTCAAGCGGTGGATTTTTTAACGTTGCTTTAGATGATAAGGGTACTTTATGGTCATGGGGAGAAAACACTTACGGTCAGTTAGGCAACGGTACAAACGATACCAGTTATATTCCTACTCAGGTAAGTAACTTAACGGATGTCGTTGCAATAGCAGCCGGAGAATTCCATTGTCTTGCATTAGATAATAAAGGCAATGTTTATGCTTGGGGTCGTAACGATTCTGGCCAATTGGGTAACAATACAACTATAAATAGTAACGTTCCAATCAAGGTTAGTAGCTTATCAAATATTGTGGCCATTGGTGCAGGCTATTTTCATAGTTTGGCTTTGGAGAAAAACGGTACACTCTGGGCTTGGGGAAATAACCAAAAAGGACAATTAGGTGATGGCACAACGACCAATAGCTCAGTACCGATTCAAGTGAATACAACAGCAGATATTATAGCTGTAACAGGCGGAGGATTGTTCAGTTTGGCTTTAGAAGCTGACGAAACTGCTTTAGCTTGGGGAGAAAATTTATATGGACAATTGGGCAATGGCTCAAACGTTGATAGTTTAACCCCTGTTTCTGTTAGTAACCTAACAGAAATTGCAGCTATTGCATGTGGCGGACAATTCAGTTTAGCTTTAACGGAGAATGGAGCGATATGGGCTTGGGGCTATAATCAGTACGGCCAGTTGGGTAACGGCACAAATACGAACACAAATTTACCGGTTATGGTAAGCAGCCCTCCTAAATATTTTGCAATTTCAGGCGGCAATGATTTTAGTTTGGGCTTGAGGAAAAATGGTACTGTATGGGCTTGGGGCTTCAATGGTAATGGGCAATTGGGTGATGGTACAACTGCAGATAAAAATGTTCCCGTACAGGTAGTTGGTTTATCGAACATTGCTGCAATTTCAGCAGGCAATTCCCATGGTTTGGCACTCGAAGCCAATAACACGATTGCTTATATATTTTTCTTAATAGTTTCCGGTGTACTGTTCTTATTTGGTATTTTCCTTATGGCAGCACCCGGACATGTAAAAGATTAG